GCGGCCTCGGCGCCGTTGGCTCGGGGCAGGATCAGCCCCGCGAGGCCCTCGCGCTTCACGGCGGCGGCGATGGACAGCGCGCCGCGCACCGGCTTGACGGCGCCGTCCAGCGACAGCTCGCCCACCATCAGGCAGTCGCCGAGGCGCGAGGAAACCACGGCGCCCTGGGCCGCGGCGATGCCCACCGCCATGGGCAAGTCATAGCCCGAACCTTCCTTGCGGACGTCCGCCGGGGCCAGGTTGATGGTGATGCGCTGGTAGGGAAACGGGTACCCGCAGTTCCGCAACGCCGCGCGAATGCGCACCTTGCTCTCGCGCACCGCGCCCTGGGGCCGCCCTACCATGAACGTTTCGGGCAGTCCTGAAGCGATGTCGACCTCCACCGCCACCCTGAGGGCGTCGATCCCGTGGAGCGCCGCGCCGTAGATCCTTGAAAGCATCGTCTGTAGATACGATCGGTGCCTCCGGCGGGAACTTAAACTTGCCACGGTACGGGAATCTTGCTAGGAGAAAACATGGAGATCAGCCAAGCGAAATCCACGGTAAGCCCAGGCGGAAGTCTGGGCTTTTTTTGTACCGTTTTCGTACCGTCCGGACCGAGGTGAAGGATGCTCGACCAAGAGATCTTGCCCGTAGGACTCACGTTCGACGACGTGCTGTTGGTGCCCGCGGAGTCGTCGGTCCTGCCGCGTGACGCGAACGTTTCGACGCGCTTGACCGAACGCATCCGGCTCAACATCCCGCTCCTGAGCGCGGCCATGGACACGGTGACCGAGGCGCGCACGGCCATCGCCATGGCCCAGGAGGGCGGCATGGGCTTCATCCACCGCAACATGCCGCCCGCGGCTCAGGCCAAGGAGGTGGAGAAGGTCAAGAAGTTCGAGAGCGGCATGATCCTCGACCCGGTGACCGTGAACCCGCACCAGAAGATCGCCGAGGCGCGCGAACTGATGGACCAGCACGGCATATCGGGCCTGCCGGTGACGCTGGGCGGCCGGCTGGTGGGCATCCTGACCAACCGTGACCTGCGCTTCGAAAAGAACCTGGAGCGCTGCGTCGACGACCTGATGACCAAGGAGAACCTGGTCACCGTGCAGGACGGCGTCGACCTCGACGAGGCCCAGGAGCTGCTGCATCAGCACCGCATCGAAAAGCTGCTGGTGGTGGACGATCACTTTCGCCTGAAGGGGCTGATCACGGTCAAGGACATCGAGAAGAAGACCCGCCATCCCATGGCCTGCAAGGACGACCGCGGGCATCTGCGCGTGGGAGCCGCGGTGGGCGTGGGGCTGGACCGGGAGGAACGTGTCGAGACGCTGGTGCGCGCCGGCGTCGACGTCATCGCGGTGGACACGGCCCACGGCCACGCCGCCAAGGTGCTGGAGACGGTGCGACAGATTCGCAGCGACTATCCGGAGTTGGACATGGTCGCCGGCAACGTGGCCACGGCCCAGGGCACCCAGGCACTCATCGACGCGGGGGCCAACGGCGTCAAGGTGGGCGTCGGACCCGGCTCCATCTGCACCACCCGGGTGGTTTCCGGGGTGGGCGTGCCCCAGCTCAGCGCCATCGCCGACTGCGCGCGAGTAGGCGCACGCACCGGTGTTCCCCTGGTGTCGGACGGCGGCATCAAGTACTCCGGCGACGTCACCAAGGCGCTGGCGGCGGGCGCCAGCTCCGTCATGATCGGCACGCTGTTCGGCGGCTGCGAGGAAAGCCCGGGAGAGACCGTGCTCTACCAGGGGCGCACCTACAAGGTCTACCGCGGCATGGGCTCCATCGGCGCCATGCGCGAAGGCAGCAAGGACCGCTACGCCCAGGACGACATCGAGGAAGAAGTGAAACTGGTGCCCGAGGGCGTCGAGGGGCAGGTGCCCTACCGCGGTCCACTGGCCGCCAACGTCTACCAGCTCATCGGCGGCATCCGCGCGGGCATGGGCTACGTCGGCTGCTCCACCATCGAGGAGCTGCAGAGCAAGGCCCGCTTTATGCAGATCACGGCCGCGGGCCTAACCGAGGGTCACGTGCACGACGTGTTCATCACCAACGAAGCGCCCAACTACCGCCGAGAATGATCGTCGTCC
Above is a window of Deltaproteobacteria bacterium DNA encoding:
- the guaB gene encoding IMP dehydrogenase → MLDQEILPVGLTFDDVLLVPAESSVLPRDANVSTRLTERIRLNIPLLSAAMDTVTEARTAIAMAQEGGMGFIHRNMPPAAQAKEVEKVKKFESGMILDPVTVNPHQKIAEARELMDQHGISGLPVTLGGRLVGILTNRDLRFEKNLERCVDDLMTKENLVTVQDGVDLDEAQELLHQHRIEKLLVVDDHFRLKGLITVKDIEKKTRHPMACKDDRGHLRVGAAVGVGLDREERVETLVRAGVDVIAVDTAHGHAAKVLETVRQIRSDYPELDMVAGNVATAQGTQALIDAGANGVKVGVGPGSICTTRVVSGVGVPQLSAIADCARVGARTGVPLVSDGGIKYSGDVTKALAAGASSVMIGTLFGGCEESPGETVLYQGRTYKVYRGMGSIGAMREGSKDRYAQDDIEEEVKLVPEGVEGQVPYRGPLAANVYQLIGGIRAGMGYVGCSTIEELQSKARFMQITAAGLTEGHVHDVFITNEAPNYRRE